From Triticum urartu cultivar G1812 chromosome 2, Tu2.1, whole genome shotgun sequence, a single genomic window includes:
- the LOC125535610 gene encoding NAC domain-containing protein 102-like, with the protein MSMAQQGQGAATLLPPEFRFHPTDEELILHYLRNRATAAPCPVPIIVHVDIYKFDPRDLPFQAVYGDCQWYFFSPRDRKYPNGIRPNRAAGSGYWKATGTDKPIHEAATGQGVGVKKALVFYKGRPPKGTKTAWIMHEYRLAAAVNTYKSIKFRNVSMRLDDWVLCRIYKKTALASPMVPPLADYDHMADHDALCGGGAFTDATCRPMIRQQHHQQPLAGRLPAFPSFSELFDDYAFAQILDTDVEHGATHHLAVHPSLKQLLPVGDSRHVVEPSYYAPSSSSSDASGGSAGKRKAASPGEHATRQPSAKKLNGSCFDTPPQSANGWQAVASVLSGLNHHMLPQFYAALHHPSSGSSAYPGAALRAG; encoded by the exons ATGTCGATGGCACAGCAAGGGCAGGGCGCGGCGACGTTGCTGCCGCCGGAGTTCCGGTTCCACCCAACGGACGAGGAGCTCATCCTGCACTACCTCCGCAACCGCGCCACCGCCGCGCCGTGCCCGGTCCCCATCATCGTCCACGTCGACATCTACAAGTTCGATCCACGGGACCTCCCTT TCCAGGCGGTGTACGGCGACTGCCAGTGGTACTTCTTCAGCCCGCGGGACCGCAAGTACCCCAACGGCATCCGCCCCAACCGCGCCGCCGGCTCCGGCTACTGGAAGGCCACTGGCACCGACAAGCCCATCCACGAGGCCGCCACCGGCCAGGGCGTCGGCGTCAAGAAGGCGCTCGTCTTCTACAAGGGCCGCCCGCCCAAGGGCACCAAGACGGCCTGGATCATGCACGAGtaccgcctcgccgccgccgtcaaCACCTACAAGTCCATCAAGTTCCGCAACGTCTCCATGAGG CTGGATGACTGGGTGCTGTGCCGGATCTACAAGAAGACAGCCCTGGCGTCGCCGATGGTGCCGCCGCTCGCTGACTACGACCACATGGCCGACCACGATGCCCTCTGCGGCGGCGGTGCCTTCACCGACGCCACCTGCAGACCCATGATAAGGCAGCAGCACCACCAGCAGCCGCTCGCCGGGAGGCTCCCGGCGTTCCCGTCCTTCTCCGAGCTGTTCGACGACTACGCGTTCGCGCAGATCTTGGACACCGACGTCGAGCACGGCGCCACCCACCACCTCGCCGTACACCCCTCCCTAAAGCAGCTCCTCCCCGTCGGCGACAGCAGGCACGTAGTGGAGCCGTCGTACTACgcaccgtcgtcgtcgtcgtcggaCGCCAGCGGCGGGAGCGCGGGGAAACGCAAGGCCGCGAGCCCGGGAGAACACGCCACGCGCCAGCCGTCGGCCAAGAAGCTCAACGGGTCGTGCTTCGACACGCCGCCGCAGTCGGCGAATGGCTGGCAGGCCGTGGCGTCCGTGCTGAGCGGCCTCAACCATCACATGCTTCCTCAGTTCTACGCTGCTCTTCACCACCCTTCTTCAGGATCTTCAGCATATCCGGGAGCTGCTCTGCGAGCTGGGTGA